The Streptococcaceae bacterium ESL0729 genome has a segment encoding these proteins:
- the rpsR gene encoding 30S ribosomal protein S18, which produces MAQQRRGGFKRRKKVDFIAANKIEHVDYKDTELLKRFISERGKILPRRVTGTSAKNQRKVVNAIKRARVMALLPFVANDEN; this is translated from the coding sequence ATGGCTCAACAACGTCGTGGCGGATTCAAACGTCGCAAAAAAGTTGATTTTATCGCAGCTAATAAAATCGAACATGTTGATTACAAAGACACTGAACTTTTAAAACGTTTCATCAGCGAACGTGGTAAAATTTTACCTCGTCGTGTAACTGGAACTTCAGCTAAAAACCAACGTAAAGTAGTTAACGCTATCAAACGTGCACGTGTTATGGCTTTACTTCCATTCGTTGCAAATGACGAAAACTAA
- the ssb gene encoding single-stranded DNA-binding protein, which produces MINNVVLVGRLTKDIELRQTANGQSNASFTLAVTRNFKNQKGEYDADFINVVAWRNTAEFLARFGAKKGNLLSVTGRIQTRSYENQQGQRVYVTEVVADNASFLESRAVRESQGGPSSGGGYQAPQGNNNAYGSLNGGFQASEMNNNSYGSSDVKIPDFGRNDSDPFGGGNPVNIDDNDLPF; this is translated from the coding sequence ATGATTAATAACGTAGTACTAGTAGGACGTTTGACCAAGGACATTGAACTTCGTCAGACTGCTAATGGACAATCAAATGCAAGCTTTACCCTGGCTGTTACTCGTAACTTTAAAAACCAAAAGGGTGAGTATGATGCTGATTTCATAAACGTTGTGGCGTGGAGAAATACGGCGGAGTTTCTGGCTCGTTTCGGTGCGAAAAAGGGAAATCTTCTTAGTGTAACTGGAAGAATCCAAACTCGCTCTTACGAAAACCAGCAAGGTCAGCGTGTGTATGTAACAGAAGTAGTTGCCGACAATGCAAGTTTCCTTGAAAGTCGTGCTGTACGCGAGAGTCAAGGTGGCCCTTCATCAGGTGGAGGCTATCAGGCTCCGCAGGGAAACAATAATGCTTATGGTTCATTAAACGGAGGCTTTCAAGCTTCTGAGATGAATAATAACTCTTATGGTTCATCAGATGTCAAAATTCCTGATTTCGGACGAAATGATTCAGATCCTTTCGGTGGCGGAAATCCAGTCAATATTGATGATAATGACCTACCATTTTAA
- the rpsF gene encoding 30S ribosomal protein S6, with the protein MTKYEILYIIRPNIDEEAKKALVERFDGILTDNGATIIESKDWEKRRLAYEIKNFNEGLYHIVNIEAATDAAATSEFDRLAKINGDILRHMIVKVEA; encoded by the coding sequence ATGACTAAGTACGAAATTCTTTATATTATCCGTCCAAACATTGATGAGGAAGCTAAAAAAGCTCTAGTTGAGCGTTTTGATGGGATTTTGACTGATAATGGTGCTACTATTATCGAATCAAAAGACTGGGAAAAACGTCGTCTTGCTTACGAAATCAAAAACTTCAATGAAGGTTTATACCACATTGTAAATATCGAAGCAGCTACAGACGCAGCAGCAACAAGCGAATTTGATCGTCTTGCTAAAATCAACGGCGACATTCTTCGTCACATGATCGTTAAGGTAGAAGCTTAA
- a CDS encoding undecaprenyl-diphosphate phosphatase codes for MLEILKAIFLGIIEGITEWLPISSTGHLILAEEFVKLNASESFKSMFNVVIQLGAIMAVVVIFFDKLNPFDGKKSYGEKRSTWRLWVKVLIASIPAGIIGIKFDDWFEAHFYNFVSVALMLILYGFAFIYVEKWAKSQTPTVTSLNKMPYLFAFYIGVFQVLALMPGTSRSGVTILGAIILGASRYVAAEFTFFLAIPAMFGGSAIKVLKFIKNGEVLSGQEFLVLLIASLTAFVVSVVVIKFLMDYIKKHDFTIFGKYRIVLGLILLVYAAIKFILGLF; via the coding sequence ATGTTAGAGATACTTAAGGCGATTTTTTTAGGAATCATTGAGGGCATTACCGAGTGGCTTCCAATTTCAAGTACGGGGCACTTGATTTTAGCAGAAGAATTTGTAAAGTTAAATGCAAGTGAATCCTTCAAGTCCATGTTTAATGTTGTAATCCAGCTGGGTGCAATTATGGCGGTTGTGGTAATCTTTTTTGACAAGCTAAATCCCTTTGATGGTAAAAAAAGTTACGGGGAAAAGCGGAGCACCTGGCGACTTTGGGTTAAGGTCTTAATTGCTTCCATTCCTGCTGGAATTATTGGAATCAAGTTTGATGACTGGTTTGAAGCACATTTCTACAATTTTGTAAGTGTTGCCCTCATGCTTATCTTATATGGTTTTGCCTTCATTTATGTGGAAAAATGGGCCAAGAGTCAGACACCAACAGTAACCAGCCTAAATAAGATGCCTTATCTTTTTGCCTTCTATATTGGAGTTTTCCAAGTCCTTGCCCTTATGCCTGGGACTAGTAGGAGTGGGGTTACTATTTTAGGGGCGATAATTCTTGGGGCGAGCCGCTATGTGGCAGCTGAATTTACCTTCTTCTTGGCCATTCCAGCCATGTTTGGTGGGTCAGCCATCAAGGTGCTTAAGTTTATTAAAAATGGGGAAGTTCTTTCAGGACAAGAGTTTTTAGTTCTTCTTATTGCAAGTCTTACAGCCTTTGTTGTTTCAGTTGTGGTTATCAAATTCCTGATGGATTACATCAAGAAACATGATTTTACAATTTTTGGGAAGTACCGGATTGTCCTTGGTTTAATTCTTCTTGTTTATGCAGCCATCAAATTTATTTTAGGACTCTTTTAG
- a CDS encoding ABC transporter permease subunit (The N-terminal region of this protein, as described by TIGR01726, is a three transmembrane segment that identifies a subfamily of ABC transporter permease subunits, which specificities that include histidine, arginine, glutamine, glutamate, L-cystine (sic), the opines (in Agrobacterium) octopine and nopaline, etc.) has translation MKKLLNILLPLLAIFAFSISAQADQGEFRVGMEAGYPPFNWTQKTDANGAVKIDGSNQYANGYDVQIAKKIASKLDKKLVIVKTKWDGLVPALTSGKIDAIIAGMSPTAERRQEVDFSDNYYTSHLVIVVNKNGKYANATKLSDFAGAKITAQQGTFHYNLIPQIPGVQMEQAMSDFSAMRVALEAGTIDGYVGERPEGITAQAANDSFKMIQFADGDGFATDPDDTQTAVGVRKGDEDLPTINQVLASISDDERTEIMDQMTDLQNHPDKKTGWWNQVFAIAKENGSEFIKAAGVTLYISLIGTIIGTLIGLLIGVYRTAPKASNAVLAFFQKLLNWIINIYIEVFRGTPMIVQAMVLYYGTAQAFGINMDRTLAGLVIVSINTGAYMSEIVRGGILSVDKGQFEAASALGMNHAQTMIKIVLPQVIRNILPATGNEFVINIKDTSVLNVISVSELFFQGNTVAQQNYQYFQTFAIISVIYFVLTFTVTRVLRLIERKLDSDTHTTGANQMQVEVKK, from the coding sequence ATGAAAAAATTACTAAATATCCTACTGCCCCTCCTTGCAATCTTTGCCTTTTCCATAAGTGCTCAGGCTGATCAAGGGGAGTTTCGCGTAGGAATGGAAGCTGGCTACCCACCTTTTAACTGGACCCAGAAGACTGATGCTAATGGTGCTGTAAAAATTGACGGCAGCAACCAATATGCTAATGGTTATGACGTTCAGATTGCTAAAAAAATTGCCAGCAAGTTGGATAAAAAACTGGTTATTGTTAAAACCAAGTGGGACGGTCTAGTGCCTGCCTTAACCTCTGGAAAGATTGATGCAATCATCGCTGGGATGAGCCCGACAGCTGAAAGACGTCAAGAAGTAGACTTTTCAGACAACTACTATACCAGCCACCTGGTAATTGTTGTCAATAAAAATGGTAAATATGCCAATGCTACCAAGTTGTCTGATTTTGCTGGTGCAAAAATCACTGCCCAACAAGGTACCTTCCACTACAATCTAATCCCTCAAATCCCAGGCGTTCAAATGGAGCAGGCCATGTCAGACTTCTCAGCCATGCGTGTGGCCCTTGAAGCTGGAACAATTGATGGTTATGTGGGTGAACGTCCTGAAGGAATTACAGCTCAGGCTGCTAACGATTCATTTAAGATGATTCAATTTGCTGATGGTGACGGCTTTGCAACTGATCCAGATGATACTCAGACTGCCGTTGGTGTCCGCAAGGGAGATGAGGACCTGCCAACAATCAACCAGGTTCTTGCATCAATCTCTGATGATGAACGTACTGAAATCATGGACCAGATGACTGACCTTCAAAATCACCCAGATAAAAAAACTGGTTGGTGGAATCAAGTTTTTGCTATCGCCAAAGAAAATGGTAGTGAATTCATCAAGGCTGCAGGTGTTACCCTTTATATTTCCCTCATTGGTACAATTATTGGAACCTTAATCGGACTTTTAATTGGAGTTTACAGAACTGCTCCAAAGGCTTCTAATGCAGTCCTTGCCTTCTTCCAAAAACTTCTAAACTGGATTATCAATATCTACATCGAAGTGTTCCGCGGAACTCCGATGATTGTACAGGCCATGGTTTTATACTACGGTACAGCTCAGGCCTTTGGAATCAACATGGACCGTACTCTTGCTGGTCTTGTAATTGTTTCAATCAACACTGGTGCCTACATGAGTGAGATTGTTCGTGGTGGTATCTTATCTGTAGACAAGGGACAATTTGAAGCCGCAAGTGCTCTTGGAATGAACCACGCACAAACAATGATTAAAATCGTTTTACCTCAGGTTATCAGAAATATCCTTCCTGCAACAGGTAATGAATTTGTCATCAACATCAAGGATACATCTGTCCTTAATGTAATCTCTGTAAGTGAGCTCTTCTTCCAAGGAAATACCGTAGCCCAACAAAACTATCAGTACTTCCAAACATTTGCCATCATCTCAGTCATCTACTTTGTCCTAACATTTACTGTTACAAGAGTTCTAAGATTGATTGAAAGAAAGCTTGACTCTGACACCCACACAACTGGGGCCAATCAAATGCAAGTGGAGGTTAAAAAATAA
- a CDS encoding amino acid ABC transporter ATP-binding protein, translated as MSQKVLEIKNLKKSFGANEVLKDISMNINKGEVISIIGSSGSGKSTFLRSINLLEIPSGGEILYHGENVLQKGYDLPKYRTHLGMVFQSFNLFENLNVLENLIVAQTTVLKRSRDEAKKIAVENLSKVGMDAFVNAKPRQLSGGQKQRVAIARALSMNPEVILFDEPTSALDPEMVGEVLGIMKDVAKSGITMVIVTHEMEFAREVSDKVIFMDQGVIAEEGKPEDIFTSPKEDRTREFLSRYLK; from the coding sequence ATGTCACAAAAAGTATTAGAAATTAAAAACCTAAAAAAATCATTTGGAGCAAATGAGGTCTTAAAAGATATCAGCATGAATATCAACAAGGGTGAGGTCATCTCAATCATCGGCTCATCTGGTTCTGGTAAATCAACCTTCCTAAGGTCAATCAACCTCCTTGAAATCCCAAGTGGTGGTGAAATCCTCTACCACGGAGAAAATGTCCTACAAAAAGGATATGATCTACCTAAATATAGAACCCACCTGGGTATGGTTTTCCAATCATTTAACCTTTTTGAAAACCTAAATGTCCTTGAAAATCTAATCGTGGCCCAAACAACAGTCCTAAAAAGAAGCCGTGATGAAGCCAAGAAGATTGCTGTCGAAAATCTGAGCAAGGTTGGTATGGACGCTTTCGTAAATGCTAAACCCCGCCAACTATCAGGAGGGCAAAAGCAGCGTGTAGCCATTGCCCGTGCCCTGTCAATGAACCCTGAGGTTATCCTCTTTGATGAGCCAACAAGTGCCCTTGACCCTGAAATGGTCGGGGAAGTTCTTGGTATTATGAAAGACGTTGCAAAATCAGGTATCACCATGGTCATTGTAACCCATGAGATGGAATTTGCTAGAGAAGTATCTGACAAGGTAATCTTCATGGATCAGGGAGTAATCGCTGAGGAAGGTAAGCCAGAAGACATCTTTACTAGTCCCAAAGAAGATAGAACCCGTGAGTTCCTATCACGCTATCTTAAATAA
- a CDS encoding folate family ECF transporter S component has product MQKIVNKYLPKASTRLTVALAMLMALKFIIEKLSIWIIPGNLKLTFSFIPDTIIGAIAGPIVSPIVFILSDFLKIVTGDGAGSSFIWGFSLLQALLGFLYGLFFYKKKLDPKNVRDWIYTSLAIIVIMLAGTFIFTPLLVKIYYGVSFKVQYFVQGRIFKILEIPIRLAITMALIPALQRIPMIRKYILK; this is encoded by the coding sequence ATGCAAAAAATTGTCAACAAATACTTACCTAAGGCATCAACAAGGCTGACTGTAGCCCTTGCCATGCTTATGGCCTTAAAATTCATTATTGAAAAACTATCAATCTGGATTATTCCAGGAAACTTGAAATTAACTTTTTCCTTCATTCCAGATACTATAATTGGTGCCATTGCAGGACCAATTGTAAGTCCTATTGTTTTCATTCTTTCAGACTTCCTTAAGATAGTAACCGGGGATGGTGCAGGTTCTAGCTTTATTTGGGGTTTTAGTCTCCTTCAAGCCCTCTTGGGCTTCCTTTACGGCCTATTCTTCTACAAGAAAAAGCTTGATCCAAAGAATGTCCGCGACTGGATTTACACAAGTTTAGCGATTATCGTTATCATGCTTGCTGGAACCTTTATCTTTACACCACTTCTAGTTAAAATTTACTACGGAGTATCCTTCAAGGTGCAATACTTTGTCCAAGGAAGAATCTTTAAAATCTTAGAAATACCAATTAGACTAGCCATTACCATGGCACTGATTCCAGCCCTGCAAAGAATTCCCATGATAAGAAAATACATTTTAAAATAA
- a CDS encoding acetate kinase, with product MSKTIAINAGSSSLKWQLYKMPEEEVLAKGIIERIGLPASISTVKWDDKADTKTFDIPNHEEAVKILLDDLIKFDIISSYEEITGVGHRVVAGGEIFKKSTLIDDQVMEEIDKLAPLAPLHNPANLAGIKAFKELLPDITSVAVFDTAFHTSMPDQAFRYPMPNRYYDDYAVRKYGAHGTSHQYVSQKAAEILGQKLEDLKLISCHLGNGASITAVDGGKSVDTSMGFTPLAGIMMGTRSGDIDPSIFPYIIARDEKLTNAQDVVDMLNKESGLLGISEISSDMRDITAGVEAGNEKADLAYRMYIDRIKKYIGQYLAVLNGAHAIIFTAGIGENAPELRAQIAEELSWFGIKLDPEKNVRGYEGVITTADSAVKVLVVPTDEELVIARDVEKFTN from the coding sequence ATGTCAAAAACAATTGCAATAAATGCTGGAAGCTCAAGCCTTAAATGGCAATTATATAAAATGCCTGAGGAAGAAGTTTTAGCCAAGGGTATTATTGAGCGTATTGGTCTACCTGCATCAATTTCAACCGTTAAGTGGGATGATAAGGCTGACACAAAAACTTTTGATATTCCTAACCATGAAGAAGCTGTAAAAATTCTTTTGGATGATCTCATTAAATTTGACATAATTTCTTCATACGAGGAAATCACAGGTGTTGGCCACCGGGTGGTTGCAGGTGGTGAAATTTTTAAAAAATCAACCTTAATTGATGACCAGGTGATGGAAGAAATAGACAAGCTAGCTCCCCTAGCTCCCCTTCATAATCCGGCCAATCTAGCTGGAATTAAAGCCTTCAAGGAACTTTTACCTGATATTACAAGTGTTGCCGTCTTTGATACAGCCTTTCACACAAGCATGCCTGATCAGGCCTTCCGCTATCCAATGCCAAATAGATACTATGATGATTATGCAGTGCGTAAGTACGGGGCCCACGGAACAAGTCACCAGTATGTTAGCCAAAAGGCTGCAGAGATTTTAGGCCAAAAGCTTGAGGACTTAAAATTAATTAGCTGTCACCTGGGGAATGGAGCTTCAATTACAGCTGTTGATGGTGGTAAGTCAGTTGATACCTCAATGGGATTCACCCCCCTTGCTGGAATTATGATGGGAACTCGCTCAGGTGATATTGACCCATCAATCTTCCCTTATATTATTGCAAGGGATGAAAAACTTACTAATGCTCAAGATGTTGTTGACATGTTAAACAAGGAATCTGGCCTTTTAGGAATCAGTGAAATTTCAAGTGACATGAGGGACATTACAGCTGGTGTTGAAGCAGGAAATGAAAAGGCAGATCTTGCCTACCGCATGTACATTGATCGAATTAAAAAGTACATCGGTCAGTATCTTGCTGTTTTAAACGGAGCACATGCCATCATCTTTACAGCTGGGATTGGTGAAAATGCTCCTGAATTAAGGGCACAGATAGCTGAAGAATTAAGCTGGTTTGGGATTAAGCTTGACCCTGAAAAAAATGTCCGTGGCTATGAGGGTGTAATTACAACAGCTGATTCAGCAGTTAAGGTGCTTGTAGTACCGACTGATGAAGAGTTGGTCATTGCACGTGATGTAGAAAAATTTACAAACTAG
- a CDS encoding class I SAM-dependent methyltransferase, with protein sequence MNIEKVEQAFNLIIENTQSLEQELHTHFYEALIEQNVAYVEGKSENKLVEENNAKLKELKLSQAEWQKAFQFVLIKGGQTAKLQANHQFTPDSIAYIINFIISNLKPQEELSIAEFGSGTGNLAATIVTGSDKKIHYTGVEVDDLLIDLAASMADVASYDIEYMQQDAVKPLLLDPSDVLVSDLPVGFYPDDQEAQNFTVRSRKEGHTYAHHLLMEQGLKHLKEDGLAIFLAPLDLMASEQALELKDWLKEAGSLEALIALPQNLFKSSPKAIFVFRKTEAKKPTFVYNLSSLTEPGLIQDFMREFKENMI encoded by the coding sequence ATGAATATCGAAAAAGTAGAACAGGCATTCAACCTAATAATTGAAAATACGCAAAGCTTGGAGCAGGAGCTTCATACTCATTTTTATGAGGCCTTAATTGAACAAAATGTGGCCTATGTTGAAGGGAAGTCTGAAAATAAGCTTGTCGAAGAAAATAATGCCAAGCTTAAGGAGCTTAAACTTAGCCAGGCTGAGTGGCAGAAGGCCTTTCAATTTGTCCTTATTAAAGGAGGTCAGACAGCTAAGCTTCAGGCCAACCATCAGTTTACACCAGACAGTATCGCCTACATTATCAATTTTATTATAAGTAATCTTAAACCCCAGGAGGAGCTTTCGATAGCTGAATTTGGTTCTGGGACAGGGAATCTTGCTGCAACAATTGTGACAGGAAGTGACAAAAAAATTCATTACACAGGAGTTGAGGTCGATGATCTCTTGATTGACCTTGCTGCAAGCATGGCAGATGTTGCTAGTTACGACATTGAATACATGCAGCAAGATGCAGTGAAGCCTCTCCTTCTTGATCCATCAGACGTTCTTGTTAGTGACCTACCAGTAGGTTTTTATCCAGACGACCAAGAAGCCCAAAATTTTACGGTTAGAAGCCGTAAGGAAGGCCATACCTATGCCCACCATCTTCTGATGGAACAAGGTCTTAAGCACCTGAAAGAAGACGGTCTTGCTATCTTCCTAGCTCCCCTTGATTTAATGGCTAGTGAACAAGCTTTGGAACTTAAGGATTGGCTTAAGGAGGCAGGAAGCCTCGAGGCTTTAATTGCTTTGCCGCAGAATTTATTTAAGTCAAGTCCCAAGGCCATCTTTGTTTTTAGGAAAACAGAAGCTAAAAAACCGACCTTTGTTTATAATCTGTCAAGTTTAACTGAGCCTGGTTTGATTCAAGATTTCATGCGAGAATTTAAGGAAAATATGATATAA
- a CDS encoding GNAT family N-acetyltransferase, which produces MENSNFKIRPVEAIDLDHVMRLELDNFGRVATTRAAMEERINKTPDTFYVAEIDGKLVGYLEGAVIADKYLTDDLFSHVDKNPEKGGYFAITSLSVDKKVHGQSIGTKLLTFAQNEARKKSRAGITLTCHDYLLGYYEKYGFKNEGKSASNLGGEEWYNMLWEID; this is translated from the coding sequence ATGGAAAATAGTAACTTTAAAATCAGACCGGTTGAAGCCATAGATCTCGACCATGTAATGCGACTTGAGCTTGATAACTTTGGAAGGGTCGCAACTACTAGGGCTGCCATGGAAGAGAGGATCAATAAAACACCTGATACCTTTTATGTAGCAGAGATTGACGGAAAGCTTGTTGGCTACCTTGAAGGGGCTGTTATAGCTGATAAATACCTGACAGATGACCTTTTTAGCCATGTGGATAAGAATCCAGAAAAAGGGGGCTATTTTGCCATCACAAGCCTTTCAGTGGATAAGAAGGTTCATGGTCAAAGTATAGGGACAAAACTTCTCACCTTTGCCCAAAACGAAGCTAGGAAGAAAAGTAGGGCAGGTATTACTCTGACCTGTCACGACTATCTTCTTGGCTACTATGAAAAATATGGTTTTAAGAATGAAGGAAAATCAGCTTCAAATCTTGGGGGCGAAGAGTGGTACAACATGTTATGGGAGATAGATTAA
- the rpsO gene encoding 30S ribosomal protein S15, translating into MAISKEKKNEIIAQYARHEGDTGSPEVQIAVLTWEINHLNGHIKEHKKDHATYRGLMKKIGHRRNLLGYLREKDVQRYRELISSLGLRR; encoded by the coding sequence ATGGCAATTTCAAAAGAGAAAAAAAATGAAATCATCGCTCAATACGCACGTCACGAAGGGGACACTGGTTCACCTGAAGTACAAATCGCTGTACTTACTTGGGAAATCAACCACCTAAACGGACACATTAAAGAGCATAAAAAAGACCACGCTACTTACCGTGGACTTATGAAAAAAATCGGACACCGTCGTAACCTTCTTGGATACCTACGTGAAAAAGACGTTCAACGTTACCGTGAACTAATTTCTTCACTTGGACTACGTCGTTAA
- the def gene encoding peptide deformylase, producing MSKIKHLTSASHLIDMKDVIREGNPTLRDVASDVELPLTDENIILGEKMLNFLKHSQDPVMAEKMKLRPGVGIAAPQLDVSRKIIAVLVPKEDSGDDAANDAYSLEEIMYNPRVVSHSVQDAALADGEGCLSVDREVPGYVIRHARTTVEYFDKNGEKKRIKLKGFNAIVVQHEIDHINGIMFYDRINEKNPFAMPENLLIIE from the coding sequence TTGAGTAAAATAAAACATTTAACATCTGCCAGTCATCTGATTGATATGAAGGATGTTATCAGAGAGGGTAACCCAACCTTAAGAGATGTTGCAAGCGATGTCGAGCTTCCCTTAACTGATGAAAATATCATCCTGGGAGAAAAGATGCTCAACTTCTTGAAGCATTCTCAAGATCCAGTTATGGCTGAAAAGATGAAACTTCGTCCAGGTGTTGGGATTGCAGCTCCTCAACTTGATGTATCAAGAAAGATTATTGCAGTCCTTGTACCCAAGGAAGATTCAGGTGATGATGCAGCAAATGATGCTTATAGCCTAGAAGAAATCATGTATAATCCGCGCGTGGTATCTCACTCTGTCCAAGATGCAGCCCTTGCTGACGGTGAAGGATGTCTATCTGTTGACCGCGAGGTACCAGGTTATGTTATCCGCCACGCCCGTACAACTGTTGAGTATTTTGATAAAAACGGCGAAAAGAAAAGAATCAAGCTTAAAGGATTTAATGCTATTGTTGTCCAACATGAGATTGACCATATCAACGGAATCATGTTCTATGACCGAATTAATGAAAAAAATCCATTTGCCATGCCAGAAAATCTCTTAATCATCGAATAA
- the tyrS gene encoding tyrosine--tRNA ligase, with translation MEIFDELVERGLVFQTTDEEALRKALKEGSVSFYTGYDPTADSLHLGHLVPILNMRRLQLAGHKPVALVGGATGMIGDPSFKDSERSLQTTETVKEWSAGIKSQLERFLSFEGDNAAKVANNYDWFSEMNVLDFLRDVGKYYTINYMMSKESVKRRIETGISYTEFAYQILQGYDFYELNERENVTLQIGGSDQWGNMVAGTDLIRKKSGKEAHVVTVPLITDSTGKKFGKSEGNAVWLDPEKTSPYEFYQFWLNVADADAIKFMKIFTFLSLEEIAEIERQFEAAPHERLAQRTLAKEVVTLVHGEAAYEQAVKISQMLFSGNIKELSVKEIKQGLKDVPSYQVQVDDNLNLVEILVQSGVVNSKRQAREDVQNGAIYVNGERIQDTNYQLTDRDKLEGELTVIRRGKKKYFILTY, from the coding sequence ATGGAAATCTTTGATGAATTAGTCGAACGTGGCTTAGTTTTTCAAACAACTGATGAAGAAGCATTGCGAAAAGCACTAAAGGAAGGGAGTGTTTCTTTCTATACCGGCTATGACCCAACAGCAGACAGTCTCCATCTAGGACATTTGGTTCCCATCCTAAATATGAGAAGGCTCCAACTTGCTGGTCACAAACCTGTGGCACTTGTTGGTGGAGCAACAGGTATGATTGGTGACCCAAGTTTTAAGGATAGCGAGCGTTCCCTTCAAACAACTGAAACAGTTAAGGAGTGGAGTGCAGGCATTAAGAGTCAACTTGAACGTTTTTTAAGCTTTGAAGGGGATAATGCAGCCAAGGTAGCCAATAATTACGACTGGTTTTCAGAGATGAATGTGCTTGATTTCTTGCGTGATGTTGGTAAGTACTATACCATCAACTACATGATGAGCAAGGAGTCAGTAAAACGTAGGATTGAAACAGGGATTTCTTATACCGAATTTGCCTACCAAATCCTTCAAGGGTATGATTTTTATGAGCTCAATGAGCGTGAAAATGTGACCCTCCAAATTGGTGGTTCTGACCAGTGGGGGAACATGGTAGCTGGGACTGATTTGATTCGTAAAAAATCAGGTAAAGAAGCCCATGTTGTCACAGTACCTTTAATCACTGACTCAACTGGGAAAAAATTTGGTAAATCTGAAGGGAATGCTGTCTGGCTTGATCCAGAAAAGACTTCCCCTTATGAGTTCTACCAGTTTTGGTTGAATGTGGCTGACGCTGACGCCATTAAATTCATGAAGATCTTCACCTTCCTAAGTCTTGAAGAAATTGCTGAAATTGAACGCCAGTTTGAAGCAGCACCACATGAGCGTTTAGCTCAAAGGACTCTGGCTAAAGAGGTAGTAACTCTTGTCCACGGTGAAGCTGCCTATGAGCAGGCTGTGAAAATCTCACAAATGCTCTTTAGCGGAAACATCAAGGAACTTTCTGTAAAAGAAATCAAACAAGGTCTAAAAGATGTGCCGAGCTATCAAGTTCAAGTTGATGATAACTTAAACCTGGTTGAGATTCTTGTGCAGTCTGGTGTTGTAAACTCTAAACGCCAGGCCCGTGAAGATGTCCAAAATGGGGCAATCTACGTGAACGGTGAAAGAATTCAAGATACTAACTACCAGTTAACTGATAGAGACAAGCTGGAAGGCGAGCTGACTGTAATCCGCCGTGGTAAGAAAAAATATTTTATTTTAACCTACTAA